One part of the Aquipuribacter hungaricus genome encodes these proteins:
- a CDS encoding fused MFS/spermidine synthase, with protein sequence MSRGTRTARGASTTAPVPGSWPVAGGTASLSNEPAGSTGWQLAVDGVPQSHVDLADPTVLVFEYVRWIGGLVDCLAPPGADLSTVHVGGGAGTLARYVAATRPGSHQVVLDPDVALLDLVREQLGLRSAGRLKVRAVDGRSGLAGCRPGSFDLVVRDAFADAGVPTSLVTTQWCEAVAAVLRPGGVLVCNLPDATPFPCTRAEVATLRTRFAHVLAVAEPGTLRGRRTGNVLLVASDAPLPEASWGRRLAGDAVAPVRLMDDGQVRDRFGGGTPLDDAGPFVAPPPRPRFR encoded by the coding sequence GTGAGCCGGGGCACCCGGACCGCGCGGGGCGCATCGACCACCGCCCCTGTGCCGGGATCCTGGCCGGTCGCCGGGGGGACGGCCAGCCTGAGCAACGAGCCGGCGGGCTCGACCGGCTGGCAGCTCGCGGTCGACGGCGTCCCGCAGTCCCACGTGGACCTGGCCGACCCGACGGTCCTCGTCTTCGAGTACGTCCGCTGGATCGGCGGGCTCGTCGACTGCCTCGCCCCGCCGGGGGCGGACCTCAGCACCGTCCATGTCGGCGGGGGTGCCGGGACGCTCGCCCGCTACGTGGCCGCCACCCGCCCCGGCTCGCACCAGGTGGTGCTCGACCCCGACGTCGCCCTGCTCGACCTGGTGCGCGAGCAGCTGGGGCTGCGCAGCGCGGGCCGGCTCAAGGTCCGCGCCGTCGACGGGCGCAGCGGCCTGGCCGGCTGCCGCCCCGGCTCGTTCGACCTCGTCGTCCGCGACGCCTTCGCCGACGCCGGCGTGCCGACCTCGCTGGTGACGACGCAGTGGTGCGAGGCCGTCGCGGCGGTGCTGCGCCCCGGCGGCGTGCTCGTCTGCAACCTCCCCGACGCGACGCCCTTCCCCTGCACCCGGGCCGAGGTCGCCACGCTGCGGACCCGGTTCGCTCACGTGCTCGCCGTCGCCGAGCCCGGCACGCTGCGCGGCAGGCGGACCGGCAACGTGCTGCTCGTCGCCTCCGACGCGCCGCTGCCCGAGGCGAGCTGGGGCCGACGGCTCGCCGGTGACGCCGTGGCACCGGTCAGGCTCATGGACGACGGCCAGGTGCGCGACCGGTTCGGGGGCGGCACGCCCCTGGACGACGCGGGTCCGTTCGTCGCGCCCCCGCCCCGGCCACGCTTCCGCTGA